A single region of the Raphanus sativus cultivar WK10039 chromosome 1, ASM80110v3, whole genome shotgun sequence genome encodes:
- the LOC108811626 gene encoding transcription factor bHLH7: MATNNNHNLSDQQPPSDDFFEQILGISNFSASSSSGGLSALPGGLSGPPPMMLQLGSGEEGSHNNHMGGGGGGGPLGFHNGMFPLGLSLDQGKGGGQGFLKPDGSGGKRFQDDVVGVDNRCSSIKPVFHGQPMSQPPPPMPHQQSSIRPRVRARRGQATDPHSIAERLRRERIAERIRALQELVPTVNKTDRAAMIDEIVDYVKFLRLQVKVLSMSRLGGAGAVAPLVTEMPLSSSVEDETQAVWEKWSDDGTERQVAKLMEENVGAAMQLLQSKALCIMPVSLAMAIYHSQPPDTSSSVVKPEMNPPQ; encoded by the exons ATGGCTACTAACAACAACCATAACCTCTCGGATCAACAACCTCCTTCCGACGATTTCTTCGAGCAGATCCTCGGAATCTCCAACTTCTCCGCGTCTTCCAGCTCCGGTGGTCTCTCTGCACTCCCCGGAGGGTTAAGCGGACCGCCGCCGATGATGCTTCAGCTCGGTTCCGGGGAAGAAGGGAGTCATAATAACCAtatgggtggtggtggtggtggtgggccTCTAGGGTTTCACAACGGGATGTTTCCGTTGGGGTTGAGTCTCGATCAAGGGAAAGGAGGAGGACAAGGCTTTCTTAAACCCGATGGAAGTGGTGGGAAACGTTTCCAAGATGATGTTGTTGGTGTTGATAATCGATGTTCCTCCATCAAACCT GTTTTCCATGGGCAGCCAATGTCACAGCCACCTCCACCAATGCCGCATCAACAATCTTCAATCCGGCCTAGAGTTAGGGCTAGGCGAGGTCAGGCCACTGATCCTCATAGCATCGCTGAGCGG CTGCGTAGGGAAAGAATAGCAGAACGGATCAGGGCGTTGCAGGAACTTGTACCTACCGTCAACAAG ACTGATAGGGCTGCTATGATCGATGAGATTGTCGATTATGTGAAGTTTCTCAGGCTCCAAGTTAAG GTCTTGAGCATGAGTCGTCTTGGTGGGGCCGGTGCTGTTGCTCCACTAGTCACTGAAATGCCATTGTCTTCATCAGTTGAG GATGAGACACAAGCAGTGTGGGAGAAATGGTCAGACGATGGGACAGAGCGTCAAGTGGCTAAGCTGATGGAAGAAAACGTTGGAGCAGCGATGCAGCTTTTGCAGTCAAAGGCGCTTTGCATAATGCCAGTCTCATTGGCGATGGCGATTTACCATTCTCAGCCACCTGACACGTCTTCTTCAGTCGTGAAACCGGAGATGAATCCTCCTCAGTAG
- the LOC108858312 gene encoding putative clathrin assembly protein At1g03050 translates to MGSSKLKRAIGAVKDQTSVGLAKVNGRSASLSELDVAIVKATRHEEYPAEEKYVREILSLTSYSRNYINACVNTLSRRLNKTKCWTVALKTLILIQRLLAEGDKAYEQEIFFATRRGTRLLNMSDFRDVSRSNSWDYSAFVRTYALYLDERLDFRMQTRHGKRGAYCVGGGGDNVEDENESDLSTAIVVRSQPVSEMKTEQIFTRVQHLQQLLDRFLACRPTGSARNNRVVIVALYPIVKESFQIYYDVTEIMGVLIERFMELDIPDSIKVYDIFCRVSKQFEELDQFYSWCKKMGIARSSEYPEIEKITQKKLDLMDEFIKDKSSLDQTKESKSDEEVDDDERTEEVNEEQEDMNAIKALPAPPPKEEEEDEKREEEAKEEVIVEKKQEEVGDLLNLGDVNGNEAVEAGDSLALALFDGPYASGSGSGSGPGWEAFNDDGADWETALVQTATKLSGQKTELGGGFDMLLLNGMYQHGTVNAAVQTSTAYGASGSASSMAFGSAGRPAATMLALPAPAMANGKSNVTVGMDPFAASLEVAPPPYVQMNDMEKKQRMLMEEQMMWDQYSREGRQGHMNLRQNQNQPSYSSYASQY, encoded by the exons ATGGGCTCGAGTAAGCTTAAACGAGCCATAGGAGCCGTGAAGGACCAAACCAGCGTGGGTCTAGCCAAAGTCAACGGTAGAAGCGCTTCTTTATCAGAGCTTGACGTTGCCATCGTCAAAGCGACTCGTCACGAAGAGTACCCAGCAGAAGAGAAATACGTCAGAGAGATTCTTAGCCTAACTTCCTACTCACGCAACTACATCAACGCATGCGTCAACACGCTTTCAAGACGTCTCAACAAAACCAAATGCTGGACCGTCGCTCTCAAAACCTTGATACTGATCCAGCGTCTGTTAGCAGAAGGAGATAAGGCTTACGAGCAAGAGATCTTCTTCGCTACTCGACGTGGGACAAGACTTCTCAACATGTCTGACTTCAGAGATGTTTCTAGGTCTAATTCGTGGGACTACTCTGCTTTTGTGAGAACGTACGCCTTGTACCTCGACGAAAGGCTTGATTTTAGGATGCAAACGAGACACGGGAAACGTGGGGCTTACTGcgttggaggaggaggagataacgTGGAAGATGAGAACGAGTCTGATCTCTCCACGGCTATAGTGGTTAGGTCACAACCGGTCTCCGAGATGAAAACAGAGCAGATTTTCACCAGAGTTCAGCATTTGCAGCAACTTCTTGACCGTTTCTTGGCTTGTCGTCCAACAG GTAGCGCGAGGAACAACAGAGTTGTGATTGTGGCGTTGTATCCTATAGTGAAGGAGAGTTTTCAGATATATTACGATGTAACGGAGATAATGGGTGTATTGATCGAACGGTTCATGGAGTTAGACATACCTGATTCGATCAAGGTCTATGACATTTTCTGTCGTGTCTCGAAACAGTTTGAAGAGCTAGATCAGTTCTATTCTTGGTGTAAGAAGATGGGGATCGCTAGGTCTTCCGAGTATCCTGAGATAGAGAAGATCACACAGAAGAAGCTTGATCTCATGGATGAGTTTATAAAAGACAAATCCTCTTTAGACCAGACCAAGGAATCAAAATCCGATGAAGaggttgatgatgatgagagaACAGAGGAAGTGAACGAGGAGCAAGAAGATATGAATGCCATCAAAGCCTTACCCGCACCTCCACcgaaagaagaggaagaagacgagaaACGTGAGGAAGAAGCAAAGGAAGAAGTGATAGTAGagaagaagcaagaagaagtTGGTGATTTGCTGAATCTTGGGGATGTAAACGGCAATGAAGCTGTAGAAGCTGGAGATAGCTTAGCATTGGCTTTATTCGATGGCCCTTACGCGAGCGGTTCTGGTTCAGGGTCCGGTCCTGGATGGGAAGCGTTTAACGATGATGGAGCAGATTGGGAGACAGCTTTGGTGCAAACAGCTACAAAATTATCAGGTCAGAAGACTGAGCTCGGAGGAGGCTTCGATATGTTGCTTCTCAACGGAATGTATCAGCACGGTACTGTGAACGCTGCTGTGCAAACCTCCACGGCTTATGGAGCTAGCGGAAGTGCAAGCAGTATGGCATTTGGTTCTGCAGGAAGACCAGCAG CAACGATGCTGGCACTTCCGGCACCAGCAATGGCCAATGGAAAGAGCAATGTCACTGTCGGGATGGATCCATTTGCAGCGTCCTTGGAGGTTGCGCCGCCACCGTATGTGCAGATGAATGATatggagaagaaacagagaatgTTGATGGAAGAGCAGATGATGTGGGATCAATACTCAAGAGAAGGAAGACAAGGACATATGAATTTAagacaaaaccaaaaccaacctAGTTACTCTTCTTATGCATCTCAATATTGA